A portion of the Desulfonatronum thiodismutans genome contains these proteins:
- a CDS encoding RpnC/YadD family protein: MPQESHDHNFKNVFLDFPRESLELFYPQALEQYGELQEITFVRQEPRKHRLSDSGLALDMPILFRFARGALLLWLVEFQEDKEKFSIYRLLRYATDLMEAHPDAVVIPTVLFTDRKAWRKDVPRKLESIFAGTTFLHFEYVHLKLFALHAKDYYSVNNPVAKILMPKMQYPPSERLEVLRHAYLGLYQLASRLLFEKYTEFIDVYAQVQPEEQEAICADIMENEETAMLAQYIKNLGRDEGRVEGRVEGRVEGEFVGEVKGRQAIIQRLFTKRFGKSITDMDVQERLRNATPEQLDLWAERILDAKNVDEVFKDN; this comes from the coding sequence ATGCCCCAGGAATCCCACGACCATAACTTCAAAAACGTCTTCCTGGACTTCCCGCGTGAGTCTCTGGAACTTTTCTACCCTCAAGCTCTGGAACAGTACGGCGAGCTACAGGAGATTACCTTTGTCCGCCAGGAACCGCGCAAACATCGCTTATCTGACTCCGGCTTGGCCCTGGACATGCCGATCCTGTTCCGGTTTGCTCGTGGAGCCTTGCTGCTCTGGTTGGTGGAGTTCCAGGAGGACAAGGAGAAGTTCTCCATCTACAGGCTGCTGCGCTACGCCACGGACCTGATGGAAGCCCACCCGGACGCCGTGGTTATTCCCACGGTTCTCTTCACTGACCGGAAAGCCTGGCGCAAAGACGTACCCCGCAAGCTGGAGAGCATTTTCGCCGGAACAACTTTTCTCCACTTTGAGTACGTCCATCTGAAACTGTTTGCCCTTCACGCCAAAGATTACTACAGTGTGAACAACCCGGTGGCCAAAATCCTCATGCCCAAAATGCAATACCCGCCATCTGAACGACTCGAAGTCTTGCGCCACGCCTACCTGGGCCTCTATCAACTGGCATCACGGTTGCTTTTTGAAAAATATACAGAATTTATTGACGTTTACGCCCAGGTACAGCCGGAAGAACAAGAGGCCATCTGCGCCGACATCATGGAAAACGAGGAGACCGCCATGCTCGCACAATACATCAAGAATCTTGGCCGTGACGAAGGGCGTGTCGAAGGCCGTGTCGAAGGCCGTGTCGAAGGGGAATTTGTAGGTGAGGTAAAAGGACGCCAAGCCATTATCCAACGCCTCTTCACCAAACGCTTCGGCAAAAGCATCACGGACATGGACGTCCAGGAACGCCTCCGCAACGCAACGCCTGAACAGCTTGACCTGTGGGCCGAACGAATCCTGGACGCCAAGAATGTTGACGAGGTGTTCAAGGACAATTGA
- a CDS encoding Rpn family recombination-promoting nuclease/putative transposase, whose product MSPNQRRGAGNPPALWEVAANFLANYLPDKVLKHIRLDTLTINKDSFVGRSQADQPRYAPGIPRP is encoded by the coding sequence ATGAGCCCCAACCAGAGGCGTGGAGCAGGCAACCCGCCTGCCCTTTGGGAGGTCGCCGCCAACTTCCTGGCCAACTACCTCCCGGACAAGGTTTTGAAGCATATCCGCCTGGATACGCTGACCATTAACAAAGACAGCTTCGTAGGCAGGAGCCAGGCTGACCAACCACGCTATGCCCCAGGAATCCCACGACCATAA
- the topA gene encoding type I DNA topoisomerase, which yields MSKDLIIVESPAKVKTIKKFLGPDYEVSASVGHVRDLPKKVLGVDETGDFAPEYEVIPGKLKVVAQLKKLAAQADQIYLAPDPDREGEAIAWHVAELIKDANPRIKRIQFNEITARAVREALEHPRTLNLDLFNAQQARRVLDRLVGYKLSPLLWQKVKRGISAGRVQSVALRLIVDRERERQVFEPKEYWVFKVKLADKSAAVIEADLWKVSGKKPDIGSADQAGELEAAVSKAPFVVEAVDEKERQRQSGPPFITSTLQQEASRRFSYPAKRTMSLAQRLYEGVELGDRGIQALITYMRTDSVRTSPDAIKDVRKLILESYGPDYCPEKERYFKSRKSAQEAHEAIRPVDVTLTPEMLQAYLPRDMYQLYKLIWTRFVASQMSPARFWDTTITVAAAHTQWRAKGERLIFPGYLKVYGGGEADKNQELPTLTPKQELRLQELLKEQKFTQPSPRYSEASLIRELEEKGIGRPSTYAQIISTLLDREYVTQEERHFVPLELGYVVTDQLTAHFTRLMDVDFTAQMEESLDQVAEGGQDWVELMRRFTGEFYPVLDKAKKDMAAVKGGIDAGMPCPECAKPLVIKFGKAGAFLACSGYPDCSFTGNFTRDESGKIKTIEKLPKEEAVKVGTCPDCGGDVVLKKARTGSRFYACGSYPKCKYTKSYSTGVPCPADGCTGDLVERSSRFGKMFFSCSRYPDCTTAMPAPPVAQPCPKCDFPIMLRRHTEKRGNYLSCPVKECRHFIPVAEDFEETEGPLPDFSEPTPKKAATKAADKAASKAASKTPSDSTKPAPKRTATKKATTKKPAAKKSTRAKKAE from the coding sequence ATGAGTAAAGATTTGATCATCGTTGAGTCGCCGGCCAAGGTTAAAACCATCAAGAAGTTTCTTGGACCGGATTATGAGGTCAGCGCCTCGGTGGGTCACGTTCGCGACCTGCCGAAAAAGGTGCTGGGAGTGGATGAAACGGGCGATTTTGCCCCGGAATACGAGGTGATTCCCGGCAAGCTGAAGGTCGTGGCCCAGCTCAAGAAACTGGCGGCCCAGGCGGACCAGATTTATCTCGCCCCGGACCCGGACCGGGAAGGCGAGGCCATCGCCTGGCACGTGGCCGAACTGATCAAGGACGCCAATCCGCGGATCAAGCGGATCCAGTTCAATGAGATCACGGCCAGGGCCGTGCGCGAGGCCCTGGAGCATCCCAGGACCCTGAACCTGGATCTGTTCAACGCCCAGCAGGCCAGGCGGGTGCTGGACCGGCTGGTGGGCTACAAGCTTTCGCCGCTGCTCTGGCAGAAGGTCAAGCGCGGCATCTCCGCGGGCCGGGTCCAATCCGTGGCCTTGCGCCTGATCGTGGACCGGGAGCGGGAGCGTCAGGTTTTCGAGCCCAAGGAATACTGGGTCTTCAAGGTCAAACTGGCGGACAAGAGCGCCGCGGTGATCGAGGCCGACCTGTGGAAGGTGAGCGGCAAAAAGCCGGACATCGGCTCCGCGGACCAGGCCGGAGAGCTGGAGGCCGCGGTTTCCAAAGCGCCCTTCGTGGTGGAGGCCGTGGATGAAAAGGAACGGCAGCGTCAGTCCGGCCCGCCCTTCATCACCTCCACCCTGCAACAGGAAGCCAGCCGCCGCTTTTCCTATCCGGCCAAACGGACCATGTCCCTGGCCCAGCGCCTGTACGAGGGCGTGGAGCTGGGGGATCGGGGCATCCAGGCCCTGATCACCTACATGCGGACCGACTCGGTGCGCACCTCGCCGGATGCGATCAAGGACGTGCGCAAGCTGATCCTGGAATCCTACGGACCGGATTATTGCCCGGAAAAGGAACGCTATTTCAAGTCCCGCAAATCCGCCCAGGAAGCCCACGAAGCCATCCGGCCCGTGGACGTGACCCTGACCCCGGAAATGCTCCAGGCCTATCTGCCCCGGGACATGTACCAGCTCTACAAGCTGATCTGGACCCGCTTCGTGGCCTCGCAGATGAGCCCGGCCCGGTTCTGGGACACCACCATCACCGTGGCCGCGGCCCACACCCAGTGGCGGGCCAAGGGCGAGCGGCTGATTTTTCCCGGCTATCTCAAGGTCTACGGCGGAGGGGAGGCGGATAAGAACCAGGAACTGCCCACCTTGACCCCGAAGCAGGAACTGCGGCTTCAGGAACTGCTCAAGGAACAGAAGTTCACTCAGCCGTCGCCGCGCTACAGCGAGGCCTCGTTGATCCGGGAGCTGGAAGAAAAGGGCATCGGCCGGCCCTCCACCTATGCCCAGATCATCTCCACCCTGCTGGACCGGGAGTACGTCACCCAGGAAGAGCGCCACTTCGTGCCCCTGGAACTGGGCTACGTGGTCACGGATCAACTGACCGCGCATTTCACCCGGCTGATGGACGTGGATTTCACGGCCCAGATGGAGGAATCCCTGGACCAGGTGGCCGAGGGCGGCCAGGATTGGGTGGAGCTGATGCGCAGGTTCACGGGCGAGTTTTATCCCGTCCTGGACAAGGCCAAAAAGGACATGGCCGCGGTGAAGGGCGGGATCGACGCCGGAATGCCCTGCCCGGAATGCGCCAAGCCCCTGGTGATCAAGTTCGGCAAGGCCGGAGCCTTTCTGGCCTGCTCCGGGTATCCGGACTGCTCGTTCACCGGCAACTTCACCCGGGACGAGTCCGGAAAGATCAAGACCATCGAGAAGCTGCCCAAGGAAGAGGCGGTCAAGGTCGGCACCTGCCCGGACTGCGGCGGGGACGTGGTCCTGAAAAAGGCCCGCACCGGCAGCCGGTTCTACGCCTGCGGCTCCTACCCCAAGTGCAAGTACACCAAATCCTACTCCACCGGGGTGCCCTGCCCGGCTGATGGCTGCACCGGCGACCTGGTGGAGCGCAGCTCGCGCTTCGGCAAGATGTTCTTCTCGTGCAGCCGCTACCCGGACTGCACCACGGCCATGCCCGCCCCCCCGGTGGCCCAGCCCTGCCCCAAGTGCGACTTCCCCATCATGCTCCGCCGCCACACGGAAAAGCGCGGCAACTACCTGTCCTGCCCGGTCAAGGAGTGCCGCCACTTCATCCCGGTGGCCGAGGACTTCGAGGAAACCGAAGGCCCGCTTCCGGACTTCTCCGAACCCACGCCCAAGAAGGCCGCGACCAAGGCTGCCGACAAAGCCGCCTCAAAAGCTGCTTCAAAAACTCCCTCGGATTCAACCAAACCGGCTCCGAAACGAACGGCAACCAAGAAAGCCACGACAAAAAAGCCCGCGGCCAAGAAATCCACCCGGGCCAAGAAGGCCGAGTAA
- a CDS encoding NAD-dependent epimerase: MKILITGAAGFIGFHTVLRLLEQGHEVVGLDNINDYYDVRVKYGRLAHSGIAEADIAVNRTIQSTIHPGYRFVRMNLEDGTGLMNLFAQEKFDRVMHYAAQAGVRYSLTNPHAYMQSNFLAFLNLLEACRHHPVEHFAFASSSSVYGLNQTMPFSTRHNVDHPISLYAASKKSNELMAHTYSYLYGLPTTGLRFFTVYGPWGRPDMALFLFTKAILEGRPIDVFNHGQMRRDFTYVDDIVEGVLRVIHHAPQGNPDWDGTAPDPSSSPAPWKVYNIGNSQQVELIRFIEALEEALGKKAEKNFLPLQPGDVPATWADTADLERGLGYRPNTPVRVGIQRFVDWYRDFFQV; the protein is encoded by the coding sequence ATGAAAATACTGATCACCGGCGCCGCCGGATTCATTGGCTTCCATACCGTCCTGCGCCTGCTGGAGCAGGGGCACGAGGTGGTGGGCCTGGACAATATCAACGATTATTACGACGTCCGGGTCAAATACGGACGACTGGCCCACTCGGGGATCGCGGAGGCCGACATTGCCGTGAACCGGACGATCCAGAGCACGATCCACCCCGGCTACCGCTTCGTGCGCATGAACCTGGAGGACGGGACCGGGCTGATGAACCTGTTTGCTCAAGAGAAGTTCGACCGGGTAATGCACTACGCGGCCCAGGCCGGGGTGCGCTACAGCCTGACCAATCCCCACGCCTACATGCAAAGCAACTTCCTGGCGTTCCTGAACCTGCTGGAAGCCTGCCGCCATCACCCCGTGGAGCACTTCGCCTTCGCCTCCAGTTCCTCGGTCTACGGGCTGAACCAGACCATGCCCTTTTCCACCCGCCACAACGTGGACCATCCCATCAGCCTCTACGCGGCCAGCAAGAAGTCCAACGAGCTGATGGCCCACACCTACAGCTATCTCTACGGCCTGCCCACCACGGGACTGCGCTTCTTCACCGTGTACGGACCCTGGGGCCGTCCGGACATGGCCCTGTTCCTGTTCACCAAGGCCATTCTCGAAGGCCGGCCCATCGACGTCTTCAATCACGGCCAAATGCGGCGCGACTTCACCTATGTGGACGACATCGTCGAGGGCGTGCTGCGGGTGATCCACCATGCGCCCCAGGGCAACCCGGATTGGGACGGGACGGCCCCGGACCCATCCTCATCCCCGGCCCCTTGGAAGGTCTACAACATCGGCAATTCCCAGCAGGTGGAACTGATCCGGTTCATCGAAGCCCTGGAAGAAGCCCTGGGCAAGAAGGCCGAAAAGAACTTTCTGCCGCTTCAGCCCGGCGACGTCCCGGCCACCTGGGCCGACACCGCGGACCTGGAGCGCGGCCTGGGCTACCGCCCGAACACTCCGGTGCGGGTGGGCATTCAGCGCTTCGTGGACTGGTATCGGGATTTTTTCCAAGTCTGA
- a CDS encoding dihydrolipoyl dehydrogenase family protein: protein MTETYDILVIGAGPAGYAAALEAAALGRSTALVERNLLGGTCLNRGCIPTKLFLGATAPIPAIAAQSRLRLGQGSFTADMAALQKRKTSLLAATRQAMTKTLETAGIRLISGEAELSGPTQVLVRTTDDTQTRVDFHRLILALGSAPSWPELLTPDGEAVLSSDHALDLSTVPVSLIVIGAGAIGLEMAQFFQRMGSSVTLIEAAERIAPTEDPEICAQLASMLKRQGVTVRANATVCALERTAEGIRVRLGAEEEVTASKVLVAVGRKPNTHFPGLETILPARKKNALEVDENLMLSEHIFAVGDCNGMTLLAHAAEDQGRFAARYAAGKISGPYAPGPIPFCIYGDPEAFRVGPTLEETRANGLSCTESKAQLAANPVAQAAAAPHGLVKVLWHDDTVIGVSAVGHGVLHLVTTATIMVAQGWSRSQAENLIFAHPTLDETLRHALLTTPQ, encoded by the coding sequence ATGACGGAAACATATGACATCCTGGTGATCGGGGCTGGTCCGGCGGGCTATGCCGCAGCCCTGGAAGCCGCGGCCCTGGGCAGGTCCACCGCGCTGGTGGAACGGAACCTGCTCGGAGGTACCTGCCTGAACCGGGGCTGCATCCCCACCAAGCTCTTCCTCGGAGCCACGGCCCCCATTCCCGCCATAGCGGCTCAGTCCAGGCTGCGCCTGGGCCAGGGGAGCTTCACCGCGGACATGGCCGCCCTGCAAAAGCGCAAGACGTCCCTGCTCGCGGCCACGCGCCAGGCCATGACCAAAACGCTGGAAACGGCGGGAATACGGTTGATCTCCGGGGAAGCGGAACTGAGCGGGCCGACCCAGGTCTTGGTGCGAACGACGGACGATACGCAAACCCGGGTCGACTTTCACCGCCTGATCCTGGCCCTGGGCTCGGCTCCATCCTGGCCGGAACTCCTGACCCCGGACGGCGAGGCCGTGCTCAGTTCGGACCACGCCCTGGACCTCTCGACCGTCCCGGTGTCCCTGATCGTGATCGGGGCCGGGGCCATCGGCCTGGAAATGGCCCAGTTTTTCCAGCGCATGGGTTCGTCCGTGACGCTGATCGAAGCCGCCGAGCGCATCGCCCCCACCGAAGATCCGGAAATCTGCGCCCAACTGGCCTCCATGCTCAAGCGCCAGGGCGTGACCGTGCGGGCAAACGCGACCGTCTGTGCGCTGGAACGAACGGCGGAAGGAATCCGCGTCCGTCTCGGTGCGGAAGAGGAAGTGACGGCATCCAAAGTGCTGGTGGCCGTGGGCAGAAAGCCCAACACCCACTTTCCGGGACTGGAAACGATTCTCCCAGCCAGGAAGAAAAACGCTCTGGAAGTGGACGAGAATCTGATGCTCAGCGAGCATATCTTTGCCGTGGGCGACTGCAACGGCATGACCCTGCTGGCTCATGCCGCCGAGGACCAGGGCCGGTTCGCGGCCCGGTACGCCGCCGGAAAGATCTCCGGCCCCTACGCGCCGGGTCCCATCCCGTTCTGCATCTACGGCGATCCGGAGGCTTTCCGGGTCGGCCCCACTCTGGAGGAGACTCGAGCCAATGGCTTGTCCTGCACCGAATCCAAGGCCCAGCTGGCCGCCAACCCCGTGGCCCAGGCCGCGGCGGCGCCTCACGGCCTGGTCAAAGTCCTTTGGCACGACGATACCGTGATCGGCGTCAGCGCCGTGGGCCACGGCGTGCTGCACCTGGTCACGACGGCCACGATCATGGTCGCCCAAGGCTGGAGCCGATCCCAGGCCGAAAACCTGATCTTCGCCCACCCCACCCTGGATGAAACGCTGCGACACGCCTTGCTGACGACCCCCCAATGA
- a CDS encoding Maf family protein — protein sequence MFRTLTPLVLASGSPRRKELLASLGLDFSIHPALAPEPAFTPGTDPGAFALDAARGKAREVAEMHQEAVVLAADTIVVLKGDVLGKPEDTREALAMLERLAGREHVVITGCCLLDPKNADEQHFAVRTTVWMQNFGPEVLAAYVATGEPMDKAGAYGIQERAACLVERIQGSYTNVVGLPLAEVVQRLLNRSIITPHRP from the coding sequence ATGTTCCGCACGCTGACTCCCCTGGTCCTGGCGTCCGGCTCACCACGGCGAAAGGAACTTCTCGCCAGTCTGGGGCTGGATTTTTCCATCCACCCGGCCTTGGCTCCCGAACCTGCCTTCACTCCCGGAACTGACCCCGGGGCCTTTGCTTTGGATGCTGCCAGGGGCAAGGCTCGTGAAGTGGCTGAAATGCATCAGGAGGCCGTGGTACTGGCCGCGGACACCATCGTGGTGCTGAAGGGAGATGTACTGGGTAAGCCGGAAGATACACGGGAGGCCCTGGCCATGCTGGAACGGCTGGCCGGGCGGGAGCATGTGGTGATTACGGGCTGCTGCCTGCTGGATCCAAAAAACGCCGATGAGCAACATTTCGCCGTGCGGACCACCGTGTGGATGCAAAACTTCGGGCCGGAGGTTCTAGCCGCCTACGTGGCCACGGGAGAGCCCATGGACAAGGCCGGGGCCTACGGCATTCAGGAGCGGGCCGCATGCCTTGTGGAGCGCATTCAGGGCTCCTACACCAACGTGGTCGGACTCCCGTTGGCCGAGGTGGTCCAGCGCCTGCTAAACCGCTCGATCATTACTCCGCACCGCCCTTGA
- a CDS encoding SagB/ThcOx family dehydrogenase yields the protein MRDDRLRAHRLFLTDHLRKQTDFSRTAQNLGLTPPPVQIPAPLEARKVTLSTPDQWPDAMGRTPLIEAIAQRESRRRYSGEELNLVELSFLLWATQGIRKMLGQGTALRTVPSAGARHSFETYLFINRVVDLAPGLYRYLPLDHALVHVREVPDMESSLTRAAYGQKFLGRAAVTFVWACIPERMEWRYGLTAHRVILLDAGHVCQNLYLACEAVGAGTCAVAAYDQEEMDHLLGVDGEEEFAVYLAPVGKKGARGEE from the coding sequence ATGCGTGATGATCGCTTGCGGGCCCATCGCCTGTTTTTGACCGACCACCTGCGCAAGCAGACGGATTTTTCCAGGACCGCCCAAAATCTGGGGCTCACTCCGCCCCCGGTACAGATACCGGCTCCTCTCGAAGCTCGGAAAGTCACGCTGTCCACTCCTGACCAATGGCCGGACGCAATGGGGCGTACGCCTCTGATCGAAGCCATTGCCCAGAGGGAGAGTCGACGCAGGTATTCCGGCGAGGAATTAAACCTGGTCGAGCTGTCCTTTCTGCTTTGGGCCACCCAGGGAATCCGCAAGATGCTCGGCCAGGGCACGGCCTTGCGCACAGTGCCCTCGGCCGGGGCCCGGCACAGTTTTGAAACGTATCTGTTCATCAATAGAGTTGTGGACTTGGCGCCAGGGCTGTACCGCTACCTGCCCCTGGACCACGCACTGGTCCACGTCCGGGAGGTGCCGGACATGGAGTCCTCGCTGACCCGGGCCGCCTATGGTCAGAAATTCTTAGGCCGCGCCGCGGTCACCTTTGTCTGGGCCTGCATTCCCGAACGCATGGAGTGGCGCTACGGCCTGACCGCCCATCGGGTTATTCTTTTGGACGCGGGCCATGTCTGCCAGAATCTCTATCTGGCCTGCGAGGCCGTGGGGGCCGGAACGTGCGCCGTGGCGGCCTACGACCAGGAAGAAATGGATCATCTGCTGGGCGTGGATGGCGAGGAGGAGTTCGCGGTCTACCTCGCGCCGGTGGGGAAGAAGGGGGCAAGAGGTGAAGAGTGA
- the obgE gene encoding GTPase ObgE, with amino-acid sequence MRFVDEAEITVRSGHGGHGCVSFRREKYIPRGGPDGGDGGRGGGVIFRAEPKLLSLYDFRLRRVYEARNGQPGSGRERAGADAEDLIVDVPLGTQLFEVGEDGERRLIVDLAVPGQTIVLAKGGRGGKGNTHFKSATMRTPRFSQPGEDGEEKRIRLELKILADVGIIGLPNAGKSTLISALSAARPKIAPYPFTTLSPNLGVMQGEQGERLVLADIPGLVSGAHEGRGLGHKFLKHVERTRFLLHVLSVEEIAGPESSGDGQEGEPWTGYTLLDEELAGFDPALSRKRQLLVVNKIDLWPEDRLAWLRKRAERDRPGLMLVSALEGTGLEELERRLWALLDESAGGNASVTEEQVDA; translated from the coding sequence ATGCGATTTGTCGATGAAGCGGAAATAACCGTTCGCTCCGGCCACGGTGGACATGGATGCGTGTCCTTTCGGCGGGAAAAATATATTCCCAGGGGCGGTCCGGATGGCGGGGACGGAGGTCGGGGTGGAGGGGTCATTTTTCGGGCTGAACCCAAGTTACTCTCCTTGTATGACTTTCGACTCAGACGAGTCTATGAGGCCCGCAACGGCCAGCCCGGCTCGGGCCGGGAACGGGCCGGCGCGGACGCCGAGGACCTGATCGTGGATGTTCCGCTGGGGACTCAGCTATTCGAGGTGGGTGAGGACGGAGAGCGCCGTCTGATCGTGGATCTCGCCGTTCCGGGCCAGACCATCGTCCTGGCCAAGGGCGGTCGGGGCGGCAAGGGCAACACCCATTTCAAGTCCGCCACCATGCGCACGCCCCGGTTCTCTCAACCGGGGGAGGACGGGGAGGAAAAGAGGATTCGGCTGGAACTGAAGATCCTGGCCGACGTGGGGATCATCGGGTTGCCCAATGCGGGCAAGTCCACGCTGATCTCCGCCCTGTCCGCGGCCCGTCCGAAGATCGCCCCGTATCCGTTCACCACCCTGTCCCCCAATCTGGGCGTGATGCAGGGCGAGCAGGGCGAACGGCTCGTGCTCGCCGATATTCCCGGACTGGTCAGCGGGGCCCATGAAGGGCGCGGGCTGGGACACAAATTCCTGAAGCACGTGGAGCGGACCCGCTTTCTGCTGCATGTTCTCAGCGTGGAGGAGATCGCCGGGCCCGAATCGTCGGGAGATGGTCAGGAGGGAGAGCCCTGGACCGGTTACACCTTGCTGGACGAGGAATTGGCCGGTTTCGACCCGGCCTTGAGCCGGAAGCGGCAACTGCTGGTGGTGAACAAGATCGACCTCTGGCCCGAGGATCGTCTGGCTTGGTTGCGGAAGCGGGCTGAACGGGATCGGCCCGGATTGATGCTGGTTTCCGCTCTGGAGGGGACGGGGCTGGAGGAACTGGAGAGAAGACTGTGGGCCTTGCTGGATGAGTCGGCTGGAGGGAATGCGTCAGTGACGGAGGAGCAAGTCGATGCGTGA
- a CDS encoding P-loop NTPase family protein codes for MLSRFFLRNPATRAYYDQFVSRPDYSIWKWLHGYVYGRWPELYIALGTGRHPLARALRPLSLLFRTPKPAAGQPGPPSSGRRTFADTYHGKVLLLDHARKLVTVNRDIDLGDLEQVVPYAAAREIVLRHPNHILALDCPCRASSPNPCVPVGVCLIVGEPFAGFIAAHHPDKSRWITQDEAQEILKAEHDRGHVHHAFFKDVMLGRFYAICNCCSCCCGALRAHRGGTPMLASSGYVCVMDRTLCLDCGLCAKQCQFRAIQRRNKEWEVNAVACMGCGVCIPKCPQAALNLVRAPHRGEPLDIQEIMTRRDLS; via the coding sequence ATGCTGTCACGCTTTTTTTTACGCAACCCCGCTACCCGCGCCTATTACGATCAGTTTGTCTCCAGGCCTGACTATTCGATCTGGAAGTGGCTGCACGGGTATGTTTACGGTCGTTGGCCAGAGCTGTACATCGCCTTGGGCACCGGGCGACATCCGTTGGCTCGGGCACTCAGGCCTTTGAGCTTGCTGTTTCGAACGCCCAAACCCGCGGCTGGTCAACCTGGGCCACCGAGTTCTGGGCGCAGGACTTTTGCCGACACCTATCATGGCAAGGTGCTCCTCCTGGACCATGCCCGAAAACTGGTGACGGTGAACCGGGACATCGACCTCGGCGATCTGGAGCAGGTCGTCCCGTATGCCGCGGCTCGGGAAATCGTGTTGCGGCATCCGAACCATATCCTGGCTCTGGACTGCCCGTGTCGGGCCTCCAGCCCCAATCCCTGCGTCCCGGTGGGCGTATGCCTGATCGTGGGAGAGCCCTTTGCCGGGTTCATCGCCGCGCACCATCCGGATAAAAGCCGGTGGATCACCCAGGATGAAGCCCAGGAGATCCTCAAGGCGGAACACGACCGGGGCCACGTCCACCATGCCTTTTTCAAGGACGTGATGCTCGGCAGGTTTTACGCCATCTGCAACTGCTGCTCCTGTTGTTGCGGTGCCCTGCGGGCCCACCGGGGCGGGACGCCCATGCTGGCCTCGTCCGGGTACGTTTGCGTCATGGACCGAACACTCTGCCTTGATTGCGGATTGTGCGCCAAGCAGTGCCAGTTCCGGGCCATTCAGCGACGGAACAAGGAGTGGGAGGTGAATGCCGTCGCCTGCATGGGCTGCGGGGTCTGCATCCCCAAGTGTCCGCAAGCCGCCCTGAACCTGGTCCGCGCGCCGCATCGCGGCGAACCGTTGGATATTCAAGAAATAATGACCCGTCGCGACCTCTCCTGA